From a single Bacillus sp. NEB1478 genomic region:
- a CDS encoding GNAT family protein, with translation MWQIDEEVMLKQPDVKESESILMLLDQSRHHLGPWIGWVDYTQTNNEMKQFIKTVNKKMKEQTDIVLFIWCRGQVAGSVALYDLKWHNQSGMLGYWVGAGFEGRGIAHRAVRSMLMYAFYTLGLNRIELRAAVNNERSVKLAQRVGFVQEGIVRKAEWIRGQCRDQVQMSMIKDEFERSLGYSW, from the coding sequence ATGTGGCAAATTGACGAAGAAGTCATGTTAAAACAGCCAGATGTGAAAGAATCTGAATCTATTTTAATGTTGTTGGATCAGTCGCGTCATCACCTTGGCCCATGGATCGGCTGGGTGGACTATACACAGACGAATAATGAGATGAAACAGTTCATCAAAACCGTTAACAAAAAAATGAAAGAACAAACCGACATTGTTCTTTTTATTTGGTGCCGAGGACAAGTTGCAGGTTCAGTCGCTTTGTATGATCTAAAATGGCACAACCAGTCCGGCATGCTGGGCTATTGGGTCGGTGCTGGGTTTGAAGGCCGAGGAATCGCGCACCGAGCTGTTCGGAGTATGCTTATGTACGCTTTCTACACACTTGGATTAAATCGGATCGAGCTGAGAGCCGCTGTAAATAACGAAAGAAGTGTAAAACTTGCACAACGGGTCGGTTTTGTACAAGAAGGCATCGTCCGTAAAGCCGAGTGGATACGCGGACAATGCCGCGATCAAGTGCAAATGAGCATGATAAAAGACGAATTTGAGCGCAGTTTAGGATATTCTTGGTGA
- a CDS encoding ArsR/SmtB family transcription factor: protein MKWKILSMELMKILSDPRRNRILHLASEKPVTVKYLAEQMGEEPIRLYYHVKLLVKAELLEVAETRQLGNLTEKYYKSVNFSDVIYKGNIEEQAEHVEMALALMHQRLDPGLQMYQKALEKIKTEKKDGKTFDKLPYQVSIDTSSSKMTSREWRKTIEPIMKAMGKNEDMQETWPEIPKDVRDDEEGTYQYVLISYRIEDAEALGLIESDDKKEE from the coding sequence GTGAAGTGGAAAATATTATCGATGGAGTTGATGAAGATTCTATCAGATCCAAGGCGCAACCGGATTCTTCATCTCGCATCGGAAAAACCCGTTACCGTTAAATATTTGGCTGAACAAATGGGAGAGGAACCGATCCGTCTCTACTATCATGTAAAACTATTAGTAAAGGCAGAGCTGCTCGAGGTTGCAGAAACGCGGCAGTTAGGGAATCTTACCGAAAAATACTACAAATCCGTAAATTTCAGTGATGTGATTTATAAAGGAAACATCGAAGAACAAGCCGAGCATGTTGAAATGGCGCTTGCCTTGATGCACCAGCGTCTCGATCCAGGCTTGCAAATGTACCAAAAGGCACTCGAAAAGATTAAAACAGAGAAAAAAGATGGTAAAACCTTTGATAAGCTGCCTTATCAAGTTTCTATTGATACTTCATCATCAAAAATGACATCACGGGAATGGCGAAAAACTATTGAACCGATTATGAAAGCAATGGGTAAAAACGAGGACATGCAAGAAACGTGGCCAGAGATTCCGAAAGATGTGAGAGATGATGAAGAAGGAACCTACCAGTACGTCCTCATCAGCTATCGGATAGAAGATGCTGAAGCACTGGGTCTCATCGAATCGGATGATAAGAAAGAAGAATAA
- the purH gene encoding bifunctional phosphoribosylaminoimidazolecarboxamide formyltransferase/IMP cyclohydrolase: MTIKRALISVSDKNGLIPFAEKLAKHGVEIISTGGTKKALQDADIPVIGISEVTGFPEIMDGRVKTLHPKIHGGLLAVRDNETHQKAMQENEIAPIDLVVVNLYPFKETVAKEDTTFADAIENIDIGGPSMLRSAAKNHRYVTVVVDPKDYEKVETELENAGAVSEETRRRLAAKTFRHTAAYDALIAEYLTTAVEEVHPESYTVTFEKKQDLRYGENPHQKAAFYSKPLSGTLSLTDAEQLHGKELSYNNINDADAALSIVKEFTDPAVVAVKHMNPCGVGTGTSITEAYTRAFEADPVSIFGGIVASNTEVNAETAEKMAEIFLEIIIAPSFTEEALAILTKKKNIRLLKLDFTEGKGIAKKITTVAGGMLVQDEDVFGLDDANVTIPTKRQPTEQEWKDLRLAWKVVKHVKSNAIVLAKDEMTVGVGAGQMNRVGAAKIAIEQAAERANGSALGSDAFFPMDDTVEAAARAGVTAIIQPGGSIKDEDSIKKADEHGITMVFTGVRHFKH; encoded by the coding sequence ATGACCATCAAACGAGCATTGATTTCCGTATCGGACAAGAACGGGTTAATTCCATTTGCAGAAAAATTAGCGAAACATGGTGTTGAAATCATTTCAACAGGCGGAACGAAAAAAGCACTTCAAGATGCAGACATTCCTGTAATCGGAATTTCAGAAGTAACGGGTTTTCCTGAAATTATGGATGGTCGTGTTAAGACACTTCATCCTAAAATTCACGGAGGGCTTCTTGCAGTTCGTGACAACGAAACACATCAAAAAGCAATGCAGGAAAACGAAATTGCACCGATCGATCTCGTTGTTGTTAATCTGTATCCATTTAAAGAAACGGTTGCGAAGGAAGATACAACATTCGCTGATGCGATTGAAAATATTGATATCGGCGGACCGAGCATGCTTCGTTCGGCAGCGAAAAATCATAGATATGTAACTGTTGTTGTTGATCCGAAAGATTATGAGAAGGTTGAGACTGAACTCGAAAATGCAGGTGCAGTAAGTGAAGAGACACGCCGCAGACTTGCAGCGAAAACTTTCCGTCATACAGCAGCTTATGATGCGTTAATTGCAGAATACCTAACAACAGCTGTAGAGGAAGTGCACCCAGAATCATATACGGTTACGTTTGAGAAAAAACAAGATCTTCGTTATGGCGAAAATCCTCATCAAAAAGCTGCATTTTATTCAAAACCATTGAGCGGAACACTTTCTCTAACAGATGCTGAACAGCTTCACGGAAAAGAACTTTCCTACAACAACATCAATGATGCAGATGCGGCTCTTTCAATCGTGAAGGAATTTACAGATCCTGCTGTTGTTGCGGTTAAACATATGAATCCATGTGGTGTAGGAACAGGAACATCCATTACGGAAGCATACACACGTGCATTTGAAGCAGATCCTGTTTCTATTTTTGGAGGCATTGTTGCATCAAACACTGAGGTTAATGCGGAAACTGCAGAGAAAATGGCTGAGATTTTCTTAGAGATCATAATTGCACCTTCATTTACAGAAGAAGCATTAGCGATTTTAACAAAAAAGAAAAACATCCGTTTATTGAAGCTCGATTTTACAGAAGGAAAAGGAATCGCAAAGAAAATCACGACGGTTGCAGGCGGGATGCTTGTGCAGGATGAAGACGTCTTTGGGCTTGATGATGCAAATGTAACGATACCTACAAAACGCCAGCCGACTGAACAAGAGTGGAAAGATCTTCGTCTTGCTTGGAAAGTTGTTAAGCACGTGAAATCAAACGCAATCGTTCTTGCGAAGGATGAAATGACGGTCGGAGTTGGAGCGGGGCAGATGAACCGTGTTGGAGCAGCGAAGATTGCAATAGAGCAAGCAGCTGAGCGTGCGAATGGTTCTGCATTAGGATCCGATGCGTTCTTCCCTATGGATGATACGGTGGAAGCGGCTGCACGCGCAGGTGTTACGGCTATTATTCAGCCAGGCGGATCGATTAAAGACGAAGATTCGATCAAAAAAGCCGATGAACATGGCATTACGATGGTGTTCACAGGCGTAAGACATTTTAAGCATTAA
- a CDS encoding DUF2892 domain-containing protein, which yields MKQNIGLINSMIRIIAGLTLLSVYTAKLTRKPYKESYILMIMMAAMKVAEGIVRYCPMTDLFHKTKEMNNMDLGTITKEGSPFNPS from the coding sequence ATGAAACAAAATATCGGTCTTATTAACAGCATGATTCGTATTATTGCAGGCTTAACACTGCTATCTGTTTACACCGCAAAACTCACACGCAAGCCTTATAAAGAGTCTTACATTCTTATGATCATGATGGCAGCTATGAAAGTCGCAGAGGGCATCGTACGTTATTGTCCAATGACAGACCTTTTTCACAAAACGAAAGAGATGAACAACATGGACCTCGGAACCATCACAAAAGAAGGTTCACCATTTAATCCTTCTTAA
- a CDS encoding MFS transporter — MELEKGLQSYESVTVHNSLFRSKPFIFLWLASAFSSMAFSIYLTTESWFVVDGLNLKVWLGIIMMMTTLPRVIFMMFGGVLADRGKRSQVLFIVNLIRGSIIFSLALLLYLNIMNIWMLAIFAFCFGVLDAFFWPASNSLIPAIISKEQITRANSIMQTTNQMTFLIAPAIAGFMMKFRSFEETFALAGILLLASALLVRNMNEEASEGASKKENDKTFFHDLKEGIIYVKGIPYLLVTMGTTVVVNLFLVGPMNIGLPILVKDFLKGDALVLSYLESSLAIGMISGAILIGILNLRKKRAVTSLSLVFALGLLCACLSQINSLWQGISILIVSGFCLSISNIISPSLTQELVDPKMMGRVQSLMATSSAGLAPLSFAIVSSLLSFNIAISHIMLISCSIMSLFVLFVLLKVKIVWTIN, encoded by the coding sequence GTGGAACTTGAAAAAGGTTTACAAAGTTATGAATCAGTGACTGTACACAACTCTTTATTCAGGAGCAAACCGTTTATTTTTTTATGGCTGGCTTCTGCATTTTCCAGCATGGCGTTCTCGATTTATTTAACGACAGAGTCCTGGTTTGTTGTTGACGGGTTAAATTTGAAAGTGTGGCTTGGGATCATCATGATGATGACGACACTTCCACGTGTTATTTTTATGATGTTTGGCGGTGTACTTGCTGACCGGGGGAAACGATCTCAAGTTTTGTTTATTGTGAACCTGATAAGGGGATCAATCATATTCTCTTTGGCTCTCCTTCTGTACCTGAATATCATGAATATTTGGATGCTTGCTATTTTCGCCTTTTGTTTCGGTGTACTTGATGCCTTTTTCTGGCCAGCAAGCAATTCCTTAATTCCCGCAATCATCAGCAAGGAACAGATCACCCGGGCAAACTCTATCATGCAGACAACAAATCAGATGACCTTTTTGATAGCTCCAGCGATTGCAGGTTTTATGATGAAATTCAGGTCATTTGAAGAAACCTTCGCACTAGCCGGTATATTACTCCTTGCAAGTGCCTTATTAGTTCGAAATATGAACGAAGAAGCTAGTGAAGGAGCTTCTAAAAAAGAAAACGATAAAACTTTTTTTCATGATCTAAAAGAAGGTATCATTTATGTAAAAGGTATCCCTTACTTGCTTGTAACAATGGGCACGACGGTGGTCGTAAACCTTTTCTTAGTCGGTCCTATGAATATCGGGCTTCCTATCCTTGTAAAAGATTTCTTGAAAGGCGATGCTCTTGTACTTAGCTATCTAGAAAGCTCACTCGCAATCGGGATGATATCCGGTGCCATTTTGATCGGCATTCTCAACCTTCGTAAAAAGCGGGCCGTTACGAGTCTGTCCTTAGTTTTTGCCTTAGGATTATTGTGCGCATGCTTAAGCCAGATCAATTCCTTGTGGCAAGGCATCTCCATCCTTATCGTTTCAGGGTTTTGTCTTTCAATCAGCAACATCATCAGCCCGTCCCTTACCCAAGAACTCGTCGATCCAAAAATGATGGGGAGGGTTCAAAGCTTAATGGCAACCTCTTCTGCAGGACTTGCACCATTGTCTTTTGCAATTGTATCTTCTCTGCTCTCTTTCAACATAGCAATCTCACATATCATGCTGATTTCGTGCTCCATCATGTCTCTTTTTGTCTTATTTGTATTATTGAAAGTAAAGATTGTTTGGACGATAAATTAA
- a CDS encoding MFS transporter, with protein MPTHSLLKGNKPLLGLLIVVFITHLGSYLVLPVLPILLKKETGLSASQIGFTLAVISVFMQAGSIVGGILADRTGRRFIIAIGAIIRALGLLGFAYFSTYPFILMTAVFSGLGLGLNAPSTKAFISSLVKEEMRSTAFSLRGIFANIGMALAGLTVFAVFTDNFRMIFITAAVIYGLASIISWFFLPAGCSGGNCEPIEWGEYKKAIKNGPFLVFVIGTIFVWALYVQFALVLPLRADDVLKNGKDISIIWTINSITVILIQTLITKNIIRNLHPLTAVGIGTICIGLSLGSLYFASTLFFFVFTGLIFIVGEMMLMPTLDTAISQLSVARFLGMFFGLASVFTGIGEAIGNFLGGKLYSLTSGGTTAAPYITYVAAGFVIFIGMQFLKRWQPLNVIQPLKISQNTSSPKTESATSHPNPIEEG; from the coding sequence ATGCCGACACATTCTCTATTAAAAGGCAACAAACCGCTGCTGGGTTTATTGATAGTCGTATTTATCACCCATCTCGGATCATATCTTGTTCTGCCGGTACTGCCTATTTTGTTAAAAAAAGAAACCGGTCTAAGTGCTTCACAAATTGGTTTTACGTTAGCTGTCATCTCCGTATTTATGCAAGCTGGTAGTATAGTCGGAGGGATACTGGCTGATCGGACAGGCAGACGCTTTATTATCGCGATCGGAGCCATCATTCGTGCACTGGGCTTGCTTGGTTTTGCTTATTTTTCAACGTATCCTTTTATCTTGATGACAGCTGTATTCAGCGGACTTGGTCTCGGTCTGAATGCTCCCTCTACGAAAGCGTTCATCTCTTCCCTCGTAAAAGAAGAAATGAGATCGACTGCTTTTTCGCTAAGAGGAATTTTCGCTAATATTGGGATGGCTCTCGCGGGATTGACTGTATTTGCCGTATTCACAGACAACTTCAGAATGATCTTTATTACAGCTGCAGTCATTTACGGACTCGCAAGCATAATTAGCTGGTTCTTCCTTCCGGCAGGCTGCAGCGGTGGAAATTGTGAGCCCATAGAATGGGGCGAATATAAAAAGGCAATAAAAAACGGGCCGTTTCTAGTGTTTGTAATCGGGACTATATTTGTGTGGGCACTTTATGTTCAGTTTGCCCTTGTGCTTCCTCTGCGTGCAGATGACGTTCTCAAAAACGGAAAAGATATAAGCATCATCTGGACCATCAACAGCATCACGGTCATACTTATTCAGACGCTGATTACGAAAAATATTATCCGCAACCTCCATCCCCTTACAGCTGTTGGGATCGGAACAATTTGCATCGGGCTTTCGCTAGGCAGCTTGTATTTTGCCAGCACTTTATTTTTCTTTGTATTTACAGGTCTAATTTTCATTGTCGGCGAGATGATGCTGATGCCAACACTTGATACAGCTATTTCTCAGCTTTCAGTCGCACGTTTTCTCGGCATGTTCTTTGGACTGGCAAGTGTTTTTACGGGTATTGGTGAAGCAATCGGAAACTTTTTAGGTGGAAAGCTTTATTCATTAACTTCTGGTGGAACTACTGCAGCACCTTACATTACCTATGTTGCCGCTGGGTTTGTCATATTTATTGGAATGCAGTTTTTAAAAAGGTGGCAGCCGCTCAATGTTATTCAGCCGCTAAAGATTTCCCAAAATACTTCATCACCAAAAACAGAATCTGCAACATCCCATCCAAACCCAATAGAAGAAGGCTGA
- a CDS encoding adenine deaminase C-terminal domain-containing protein gives MNQHIAFWTKAQMRQQVAVIQGEMAPSLVLKNANYLNTALKKWVRANIWILNDRIVYVGENLPAINDGTEIVDVEGQFVVPGYIEPHCHPFQLYNPQTLSRYALQRGTSVFLCDNFMLLFEMKVSKALSFMEDLNKLPANFFWWCRYDAQTELAEEENYFSEKSIKQLLDNPYVLQGGELTSWPRVLHGDDTILHWMLQTKKAGKKIEGHLPGASEKTLTAMTLLGVDCDHEAMTGTEVMDRLNAGLQVSLRYSSIRPDLPKLLRQMKEEGITNFERIFFTTDGSTPAFYEEGVTDKMLSIALDAGIDPVDAYMMVSYNVARYYGMDHLFGMVAPGRVAHLNILDRPGNPLPVSVLAKGKWMKRDGEDVSNDADFEFDWDGHGIQKRNISWDLNDEDFQFSGLLGIEMYNSVITRPYNVSVNPFTEEINEQSDECFLMLIDKEGKWRTNTIVKGFAKNLYGFASSYSNTGDLLIIGKSKKDMHLAFQRLKEIGGGIVLAEKGEIIREIKLPLAGGMSNIAIEQLIEEEKALTSALRERGYAYEDPIYSLLFFSSTHLPYIRITQRGIYDVKKKGLLFPSIMR, from the coding sequence ATGAACCAACACATCGCGTTTTGGACAAAAGCACAAATGCGCCAGCAAGTGGCCGTCATTCAAGGAGAAATGGCACCGTCACTTGTCTTGAAAAATGCTAACTACCTAAATACCGCACTAAAAAAATGGGTAAGAGCTAACATCTGGATACTTAATGACCGCATTGTATATGTCGGAGAAAACCTCCCTGCAATAAATGATGGTACTGAAATCGTTGATGTAGAAGGTCAATTTGTTGTGCCGGGTTACATTGAACCACATTGTCATCCATTTCAACTTTATAATCCCCAGACACTCTCTCGATATGCATTACAGCGTGGAACGTCTGTATTTTTATGTGATAACTTCATGCTTCTTTTTGAAATGAAAGTTTCGAAAGCGCTTTCTTTTATGGAAGACCTGAATAAACTGCCTGCAAATTTCTTTTGGTGGTGCCGTTATGACGCCCAAACAGAGCTTGCAGAAGAAGAGAATTATTTTTCGGAAAAGTCGATTAAACAGCTGCTTGATAATCCATATGTTTTACAAGGCGGAGAACTGACGAGCTGGCCGCGTGTTCTGCATGGAGATGACACGATTCTTCACTGGATGCTTCAGACGAAAAAAGCTGGAAAGAAAATCGAGGGCCACTTGCCGGGAGCATCTGAAAAAACGTTAACGGCCATGACACTATTAGGCGTTGATTGTGACCATGAAGCGATGACCGGAACAGAAGTGATGGACCGCTTGAATGCAGGGCTTCAAGTTTCTCTTCGCTATTCTTCTATACGTCCAGATCTGCCTAAGCTCTTGCGTCAAATGAAAGAAGAAGGCATCACGAATTTTGAGCGGATCTTTTTTACGACAGACGGGTCAACGCCTGCTTTCTATGAAGAAGGTGTCACAGATAAAATGCTTTCGATCGCACTCGATGCAGGAATCGACCCTGTTGATGCTTATATGATGGTTTCTTATAATGTGGCAAGGTATTACGGTATGGATCATCTGTTTGGAATGGTCGCTCCGGGCCGTGTTGCCCATTTAAATATTTTAGATCGTCCCGGAAATCCTCTTCCAGTCTCTGTTCTAGCAAAAGGTAAATGGATGAAGCGGGATGGTGAGGATGTCAGCAATGATGCAGATTTTGAGTTTGACTGGGATGGCCACGGAATACAGAAACGCAATATTAGCTGGGATTTAAATGACGAGGATTTTCAGTTTTCTGGCCTTCTTGGAATAGAAATGTACAACAGTGTGATCACTCGACCATATAATGTATCGGTCAATCCTTTTACAGAAGAGATTAACGAACAGTCGGATGAATGTTTTCTTATGCTCATCGACAAGGAAGGGAAATGGAGAACCAATACAATCGTAAAGGGCTTTGCAAAAAATCTGTACGGATTCGCAAGTTCGTATTCGAACACGGGAGATCTTCTCATCATCGGAAAAAGCAAAAAGGATATGCATCTCGCTTTTCAGCGCCTGAAGGAAATCGGCGGCGGGATCGTCCTTGCTGAAAAAGGAGAAATCATTCGAGAGATAAAACTCCCGCTAGCGGGAGGAATGTCGAATATTGCTATCGAACAACTAATAGAAGAAGAAAAAGCTCTTACAAGTGCTTTGCGTGAACGAGGCTATGCGTATGAAGATCCGATCTATTCATTGCTGTTCTTTTCTTCGACTCACTTGCCATATATCCGTATTACGCAAAGAGGCATTTACGATGTTAAAAAGAAAGGGTTACTCTTTCCTTCGATTATGCGTTAA
- the purD gene encoding phosphoribosylamine--glycine ligase: MNVLVIGKGGREHALVWKFANSPSVSQVYAAPGNPGIGAEATCVPINENDIDELIHFAQSKDVVLTFVGPEVPLLEGIVDQFQKAGLVIFGPTQAAAQIEGSKSFAKNLMSKYGIPTADSETFTEYEQALQYVREKGAPIVIKADGLAAGKGVIVAMTLKEAEEGLYELMVDKRFGEASEKVVVEEFLEGEEFSLMSFVHDEIVLPMEIAQDHKRAFDGDEGPNTGGMGAYSPVPQISKSAVQRAIEEIVLPTVSAMKKEGTPFTGILYAGLILTNDGPKVIEFNARFGDPETQVILPRLENDLAELLLSLLNGEKVELNWSEEAVLGVVLASKGYPVSSSEPAVINGLEKISEYSNVFHAGTKGFRDELQTNGGRVLLVASSGATLSEAQKNVYEEMKKISCGGSFYRKDIGHKAISHVTF; this comes from the coding sequence ATGAACGTTCTTGTTATCGGAAAAGGGGGACGTGAACATGCGCTCGTCTGGAAGTTTGCGAACAGTCCGAGCGTGTCCCAAGTTTATGCAGCACCCGGCAATCCTGGAATTGGAGCAGAAGCAACATGTGTACCGATCAATGAAAACGACATTGATGAGCTTATTCATTTTGCGCAATCAAAAGATGTTGTATTAACGTTTGTCGGACCAGAAGTACCTTTGCTTGAAGGAATCGTTGACCAGTTTCAGAAAGCTGGACTCGTCATTTTCGGTCCAACTCAAGCAGCTGCGCAAATCGAGGGCAGCAAGTCTTTTGCGAAGAACCTAATGAGCAAGTACGGCATTCCTACTGCAGACTCTGAAACATTTACGGAGTATGAACAAGCTCTTCAATATGTCAGAGAAAAGGGCGCACCGATCGTTATAAAAGCGGACGGACTCGCTGCTGGTAAAGGCGTTATCGTCGCTATGACATTAAAAGAAGCGGAAGAAGGCCTTTATGAACTCATGGTCGATAAACGCTTTGGTGAAGCAAGTGAAAAAGTTGTAGTCGAGGAATTTTTAGAAGGTGAAGAGTTTTCGCTCATGTCTTTTGTTCATGACGAAATCGTATTGCCGATGGAAATCGCTCAAGACCATAAGCGTGCCTTTGATGGTGATGAAGGACCGAATACAGGCGGAATGGGTGCGTATTCTCCAGTACCGCAAATCAGCAAATCAGCTGTGCAGCGTGCGATTGAAGAGATCGTTCTTCCAACCGTTTCTGCTATGAAAAAAGAAGGCACTCCTTTTACAGGTATTTTGTACGCTGGATTGATCTTAACGAATGACGGACCAAAAGTAATCGAGTTCAATGCGCGATTTGGGGATCCTGAAACACAAGTCATCCTGCCGAGACTGGAAAATGACCTCGCTGAATTGCTTCTTTCTTTGTTAAACGGAGAAAAAGTAGAGTTGAACTGGTCGGAAGAAGCGGTTCTGGGTGTCGTACTAGCTTCTAAGGGATATCCCGTATCTTCTTCTGAACCGGCTGTTATTAACGGACTCGAAAAAATTTCAGAATACTCAAATGTGTTTCATGCGGGAACAAAGGGTTTTCGCGATGAGCTGCAAACAAATGGCGGAAGAGTACTTTTAGTAGCATCTTCAGGAGCAACGCTAAGTGAAGCACAGAAAAACGTATACGAAGAAATGAAGAAAATATCATGCGGAGGTTCTTTTTATCGCAAAGATATTGGCCACAAAGCGATATCACATGTAACTTTTTAA
- a CDS encoding YerC/YecD family TrpR-related protein: MQIDKLRGKALDQLFESVLSLKDMEECYRFFDDLCTMNEIQSLAQRLEVARMLRDGKTYHKIETETGASTATISRVKRCLNFGNDTYAMVLERVHTEEEKTK, encoded by the coding sequence ATGCAAATTGATAAACTACGTGGAAAAGCGCTAGATCAGCTATTTGAATCTGTTCTTTCGCTGAAGGATATGGAAGAATGCTATCGATTCTTTGATGACCTTTGTACGATGAACGAGATTCAATCCCTGGCACAAAGACTAGAAGTGGCCCGCATGCTGCGTGATGGAAAGACGTATCACAAGATCGAAACAGAAACAGGAGCAAGCACAGCGACGATCTCCCGAGTAAAACGCTGCTTGAACTTTGGAAACGACACTTACGCGATGGTGCTTGAACGTGTTCATACAGAGGAAGAAAAAACGAAATAA
- a CDS encoding DUF3048 domain-containing protein: protein MKKLYMILMSIILLFTLSACRDGKEKETDKGKPEKTETSHQKDPEETFSSIFPLTGIATNEEVDNRAVAVMVNNHWKARPQSGLHKADIVYEVLAEGELTRLLAIFQSEMPEKVGPVRSARDYYIELSQGYNAMFVAHGYSPEAKQILQSGTVDNINGMDYDGTLFKRADFRKPPHNSYITSENIKKGMEKIGAEETDKIDMLPFLTKSSSVSIVGKDAHDVTITYPGGETVGYTYNEKKKTYARSSDNEPTIDRETEIPITLSNVFIVEAAHRVIDDAGRREINLTSGGDAILLQNGVAQEIKWKNENGRIVPDGGAFIPGKTWINIVPSGMANSVKMQ from the coding sequence ATGAAAAAGCTGTACATGATCTTGATGTCTATCATTCTTTTATTTACATTGTCTGCCTGTAGGGACGGTAAGGAAAAAGAAACGGATAAAGGGAAACCGGAAAAAACGGAGACGTCTCATCAAAAGGATCCAGAAGAAACGTTCTCATCTATCTTTCCGCTTACTGGCATTGCAACGAATGAAGAAGTCGATAACCGGGCTGTTGCAGTCATGGTGAACAACCATTGGAAAGCACGTCCGCAATCTGGTCTTCATAAAGCTGACATCGTGTACGAAGTATTAGCTGAAGGGGAACTTACGCGTTTACTCGCTATTTTCCAAAGTGAAATGCCGGAGAAGGTTGGCCCTGTGCGAAGTGCGAGAGATTACTATATTGAGCTCAGCCAAGGGTACAACGCCATGTTTGTGGCTCATGGCTATAGTCCTGAAGCGAAACAAATTTTACAAAGCGGTACGGTCGATAACATTAATGGCATGGATTATGATGGAACATTGTTTAAACGGGCTGATTTTAGAAAGCCCCCTCACAACTCCTATATCACCTCTGAAAATATTAAAAAGGGGATGGAGAAAATTGGGGCAGAAGAGACCGATAAAATTGATATGCTGCCGTTTTTAACAAAAAGCAGCTCGGTCAGTATTGTCGGAAAAGATGCCCATGATGTGACGATCACATATCCTGGCGGAGAAACTGTAGGCTATACGTATAACGAGAAAAAGAAAACATACGCACGTTCGAGTGATAACGAACCAACTATAGATAGGGAAACCGAAATTCCTATCACGCTAAGCAATGTATTTATTGTAGAAGCTGCTCACCGTGTTATCGATGATGCTGGAAGACGTGAAATTAATTTAACGTCTGGCGGAGATGCCATTCTGCTGCAGAACGGTGTCGCTCAAGAAATTAAATGGAAAAACGAGAATGGAAGAATCGTTCCTGATGGAGGAGCTTTCATTCCGGGAAAAACATGGATTAACATTGTGCCGAGTGGTATGGCAAATTCGGTAAAGATGCAATAG
- the purN gene encoding phosphoribosylglycinamide formyltransferase — protein sequence MRKIAVFASGSGSNFQSLAEAVNNGTLEAEIELVVCDKPGAKVIDRARKLNIPVYTFVPNTFATKAAFEQDIVNELKKHDVEWIALAGYMRLIGEVLLNAYEGRIINIHPSYLPAFPGKDAVGQALSAGVSETGVTIHFVDSGMDTGPVIDQVKIPVLPGDTSDTLQQRIQQAEHKLYPAILHKLLQKDTIGGIVQ from the coding sequence ATGAGAAAGATAGCTGTATTTGCATCAGGCAGCGGCAGCAATTTTCAGTCACTTGCAGAAGCTGTTAATAATGGTACATTAGAAGCTGAAATTGAACTGGTAGTTTGTGATAAACCAGGGGCAAAAGTAATCGACCGTGCTCGAAAACTTAATATACCAGTCTATACGTTTGTACCTAACACTTTTGCAACAAAAGCTGCATTTGAGCAGGACATTGTTAATGAATTGAAAAAACACGATGTTGAGTGGATTGCTCTTGCTGGATACATGCGGCTGATTGGGGAAGTGCTATTAAACGCATATGAAGGAAGAATCATTAACATACATCCTTCATATTTGCCTGCTTTTCCTGGAAAAGATGCAGTAGGACAGGCGCTTTCAGCAGGCGTTTCAGAAACAGGCGTAACGATTCATTTCGTGGATAGCGGGATGGATACAGGTCCGGTTATCGATCAAGTTAAGATACCCGTATTGCCCGGCGATACGAGCGATACGCTGCAGCAAAGAATCCAGCAAGCAGAACATAAATTGTACCCGGCCATATTACACAAACTTTTACAAAAAGACACCATAGGAGGCATCGTACAATGA